A stretch of Chiloscyllium punctatum isolate Juve2018m chromosome 6, sChiPun1.3, whole genome shotgun sequence DNA encodes these proteins:
- the vamp2 gene encoding vesicle-associated membrane protein 2 — MSAPSQAAAAPAGGPPGGPGNPGDGGPTQPVNTTSNRRLQQTQAQVDEVVDIMRVNVDKVLERDQKLSELDDRADALQAGASQFETSAAKLKRKYWWKNCKMMIILGAICAFIIIIIIIYFCT; from the exons GTCAGCCCCATCCcaagctgctgctgctcctgcaGGAGGTCCACCAGGAGGGCCAGGAAATCCAGGAGATGGAGGACCTACACAACCAGTCAATACCACCAGCAACAGAAGGCTGCAGCAGACACAGGCTCAAGTCGATGAG GTGGTGGACATCATGCGAGTGAATGTGGACAAAGTCCTGGAGCGAGATCAGAAGCTATCAGAGCTCGATGACCGTGCAGATGCTCTCCAAGCTGGGGCATCACAATTTGAAACAAGTGCTGCTAAGCTGAAGAGGAAGTATTGGTGGAAAAACTGCAAG ATGATGATTATACTTGGAGCAATATGTGCATTCATTATCATCATTATCATAA